The proteins below come from a single Streptococcus hyointestinalis genomic window:
- the ccrZ gene encoding cell cycle regulator CcrZ: MANSEQELTLTPLRGKSGKAYIGQYPNGERIFVKLNTTPILPALAKEQIAPQLLWARRTANGDMMSAQEWLDGRILTREDMTSKQVMQILVRLHKSRPLVNQLLQLDYKIENPYDLLVSWEKNAALQIRENTYLQSVVKDLRRSLPEFNSDIATIVHGDIKNSNWIITTSGLIYLVDWDSVRLTDRMYDVAYLLSHYIPRNRWHEWLKGYGYKDNEKVRRKINWFGQFSYLNQITTCFDQRDMEYVNQEIYGLRKFREMMTKEDAS; this comes from the coding sequence GTGGCTAATTCAGAACAAGAGCTTACCCTCACGCCTTTACGTGGCAAGAGCGGCAAGGCTTATATCGGACAATATCCTAATGGAGAGCGTATCTTTGTCAAGTTAAATACCACTCCGATTTTACCTGCCCTTGCAAAAGAACAAATCGCTCCGCAACTTTTGTGGGCAAGACGTACCGCAAATGGTGATATGATGAGTGCTCAGGAGTGGTTGGACGGACGGATTTTGACACGTGAGGACATGACCAGTAAACAAGTCATGCAAATCCTAGTGCGCCTGCACAAGTCAAGACCCTTAGTCAACCAACTCTTACAGTTGGACTATAAAATTGAAAATCCCTATGATTTATTAGTGTCTTGGGAGAAAAATGCTGCGCTGCAAATCCGTGAAAACACTTATCTGCAAAGCGTTGTCAAGGACCTTCGCCGCAGTCTACCAGAGTTCAACTCAGATATTGCAACCATTGTCCACGGTGATATTAAAAACAGCAACTGGATTATCACAACGAGTGGGCTGATTTATCTGGTGGATTGGGATTCTGTGCGCTTGACCGATCGGATGTATGACGTGGCATATCTCCTTAGTCACTACATCCCTAGAAATCGTTGGCACGAGTGGCTAAAAGGCTATGGCTACAAGGATAATGAGAAAGTCCGCCGTAAAATCAATTGGTTTGGGCAATTCTCTTATCTTAATCAGATTACCACATGTTTTGACCAACGTGATATGGAGTATGTTAACCAAGAAATCTATGGTTTACGTAAATTTAGAGAAATGATGACAAAAGAAGATGCGAGTTAG
- a CDS encoding CopY/TcrY family copper transport repressor, with protein MTISNAEWDIMRVVWAQERVTSSAILTILNQKLQWTSSTIKTLLKRLVDKGYLATEKVGKGFVYSALISEQEAIYHQVDELFDKFCPTKHLDIIRHVITRTDMTLDDIEQLQELLEAKKATAVDEVTCTCIPGQCTCKEHLELEASHG; from the coding sequence ATGACCATATCAAATGCCGAATGGGACATTATGCGAGTGGTTTGGGCACAAGAGCGTGTCACAAGCTCTGCTATTCTCACGATTTTAAACCAAAAGTTGCAATGGACGTCCTCTACCATCAAGACGCTGCTCAAGCGCCTAGTGGATAAGGGTTATCTAGCGACAGAGAAAGTCGGCAAGGGCTTTGTCTACTCAGCCTTGATTTCTGAGCAGGAAGCCATTTATCATCAGGTCGATGAACTTTTTGATAAGTTTTGTCCGACCAAGCACTTGGATATTATCCGTCATGTCATCACACGAACTGATATGACGCTAGACGATATAGAGCAGTTGCAAGAGCTTCTTGAAGCCAAAAAAGCAACTGCAGTTGACGAGGTGACTTGTACCTGCATTCCTGGGCAATGCACCTGTAAAGAACACTTAGAACTGGAGGCATCACATGGCTGA
- the rnpM gene encoding RNase P modulator RnpM: MAKTRKIPLRKSVVSGEVIDKRDLLRIVKNKDGEVFIDPTGKQNGRGAYIKLDNSEAALAKKNKVFNRSFSMDVPDSFYDELIAYVDHKVKRRELGLD; encoded by the coding sequence ATGGCTAAAACAAGAAAAATACCTTTACGTAAATCAGTTGTGTCAGGAGAGGTCATTGACAAACGTGACCTTCTACGTATCGTCAAAAACAAAGACGGTGAGGTTTTCATTGACCCAACTGGCAAACAAAATGGTCGTGGAGCTTATATCAAGTTAGATAATAGCGAGGCTGCTTTGGCTAAGAAAAACAAGGTCTTTAATCGCAGTTTTTCCATGGATGTACCAGATAGTTTTTATGATGAATTGATTGCTTATGTCGATCATAAAGTCAAAAGAAGAGAGCTCGGTCTTGACTAG
- the nusA gene encoding transcription termination factor NusA — MSKEMLEAFRVLEEEKHINKADIIDAVTESLKAAYKRRYGQSESCAIEFDEKTADFKVFTVREVVDEVFDSRLEISLKDALKISSAYELGDKIRFEESVNEFGRVAAQSAKQTIMEKMRRQMREITYNEYKEHEGEIMTGTVERFDQRFIYVNLGSLEAQLSHQDQIAGERFKSHDMIDVYVYKVENNPKGVNVFVSRSHPEFIKRIMEREIPEVFDGTVEIMSVAREAGDRTKVAVRSHNPNVDAIGTIVGRGGSNIKKVVSNFHPKRIDPKTGVEIPVEENIDVIQWVEDPAEFIYNAIAPAEVDMVLFDDEDSKRATVVVPDNKLSLAIGRRGQNVRLAAHLTGYRIDIKSASEYEKIEAEKAKAIEEAALEASEELAEDLAENIAELAEDLTNQEAQETSDEQETAAE, encoded by the coding sequence ATGAGCAAAGAAATGCTAGAAGCCTTCCGCGTTTTGGAAGAAGAAAAACACATCAATAAAGCTGACATCATCGATGCTGTGACTGAGTCCCTAAAAGCGGCTTATAAGCGTCGTTATGGACAGTCAGAGAGCTGTGCCATTGAGTTTGATGAAAAGACAGCTGACTTTAAAGTCTTTACCGTTCGTGAGGTTGTAGACGAAGTTTTTGATAGTCGCTTGGAAATTAGCTTAAAAGATGCTCTTAAGATTAGCTCAGCTTATGAGTTGGGAGACAAGATTCGCTTTGAAGAGTCTGTCAATGAATTTGGGCGTGTCGCAGCACAATCCGCTAAGCAGACCATCATGGAAAAAATGCGCCGTCAAATGCGTGAAATTACCTACAATGAATACAAAGAGCATGAAGGTGAAATCATGACAGGAACGGTTGAGCGTTTCGACCAGCGCTTTATCTATGTCAATCTTGGCTCGCTTGAGGCGCAACTATCTCACCAAGACCAAATTGCTGGTGAGCGTTTCAAATCGCATGACATGATTGATGTCTATGTCTACAAGGTGGAAAACAATCCTAAAGGGGTCAACGTTTTTGTAAGCCGTAGCCATCCAGAGTTCATCAAGCGCATTATGGAGCGTGAAATTCCTGAAGTGTTTGATGGAACGGTTGAGATTATGAGTGTTGCTCGTGAGGCTGGAGACCGTACAAAGGTTGCTGTTCGTAGCCACAATCCAAATGTTGACGCTATTGGGACAATCGTTGGTCGTGGTGGTAGCAACATCAAAAAAGTGGTTAGCAACTTCCATCCAAAACGCATTGATCCAAAGACAGGCGTTGAGATTCCTGTTGAGGAAAATATCGATGTCATCCAATGGGTAGAAGATCCAGCTGAATTTATCTACAATGCCATTGCACCAGCTGAGGTGGATATGGTCTTGTTTGATGACGAAGATAGCAAACGAGCTACCGTTGTCGTTCCAGACAACAAACTTTCTCTTGCTATTGGACGCCGCGGGCAAAATGTCCGCTTGGCAGCACATCTGACAGGCTATCGTATCGACATCAAGTCAGCTAGTGAATACGAAAAGATTGAAGCTGAAAAAGCTAAAGCTATCGAAGAAGCAGCGCTTGAAGCCAGCGAAGAGTTAGCAGAGGATTTGGCTGAAAATATCGCAGAATTGGCAGAAGATTTGACCAATCAAGAAGCTCAAGAAACAAGTGATGAGCAAGAGACTGCAGCAGAATAA
- a CDS encoding YlxQ-related RNA-binding protein: protein MTSVEKLCNLIGLAQRAGCLVSGEEQVIKAIQTQKAQLVFLASDAKSNLTKKITDKGKYYQIEVSTVLTTLQLSASVGKARKVLAITDAGFSKKMRTLMNE, encoded by the coding sequence TTGACTAGTGTAGAAAAATTGTGCAATCTGATTGGTCTAGCGCAGCGTGCAGGCTGTCTTGTCTCTGGTGAAGAGCAGGTGATTAAAGCCATCCAAACGCAAAAAGCGCAGCTTGTCTTTTTAGCGAGTGACGCTAAGAGCAACTTGACCAAAAAGATAACAGATAAAGGTAAATATTATCAAATAGAAGTCTCCACAGTGTTAACAACATTGCAATTAAGCGCTTCTGTTGGCAAGGCTCGCAAGGTTCTTGCCATTACAGACGCTGGATTTTCAAAGAAAATGAGGACTCTTATGAACGAATAG
- the rbfA gene encoding 30S ribosome-binding factor RbfA: MANSFRVDRVGMEIKREVNEILQKKVRDPRVQNVTITDVQMLGDLSMAKVFYTVMSDLASDNEKAQIGLEKATGTIKRELGKNLSMYKIPDLTFIKDESIAYGNKIDQMLRDLDAKK; the protein is encoded by the coding sequence ATGGCAAATTCATTTCGTGTTGATCGTGTCGGTATGGAAATTAAGCGTGAAGTGAACGAGATTTTGCAGAAAAAAGTCCGTGATCCACGTGTGCAAAATGTCACGATAACAGACGTTCAAATGCTGGGTGATTTGTCCATGGCTAAGGTGTTCTACACCGTCATGAGCGACCTCGCATCTGACAATGAAAAAGCCCAAATCGGACTTGAAAAAGCAACAGGAACTATCAAACGTGAGCTTGGAAAGAACTTATCCATGTATAAGATTCCTGACTTGACCTTTATCAAGGACGAGTCTATCGCTTACGGCAATAAGATTGACCAGATGTTGCGTGATTTGGACGCTAAAAAATAA
- the infB gene encoding translation initiation factor IF-2 produces the protein MSKKRLYEIAKEVGKPSKEIVAYAQSLGLEVKSHSSSVEESDAKRIVANFSAPKKVEKAPQKTNDKNVVAKPAAERKEEPKAQKAQPAPATQTKPQSRNFKAEREAKAREQEQRRQNNRRANDRKADRGERRDNRNQKSSQNRNNRPQNGQNRFANNRQADNRANKQAGGRIDFKARAAALKAEQNAEYSRMSEERFHKEQEAKANRQKEEALAKKAKSEAKVKEEATKAKQAPAAKVAVAQEPAKEAVDTRRKKQNRPDKSRDYNRDNEDGPKQTKNKRSWNSQNQVRNQRNSNWNPKKNKKGKNNRNSAPKPVTERKFHELPKEFEYTEGMTVAEIAKRIKREPAEIVKKLFMMGVMATQNQSLDGDTIELLMVDYGIEAHAKVEVDEADIERFFVDDDYLNKDKLEERPPVVTIMGHVDHGKTTLLDTLRNSRVATGEAGGITQHIGAYQIEADGKKITFLDTPGHAAFTSMRARGASVTDITILIVAADDGVMPQTIEAINHSKAAGVPIIVAINKIDKPGANPERVIGELAEHGVISTAWGGDSEFVEISAKFGQNIDELLETVLLVAEMEELKADPTVRAIGTVIEARLDKGKGAVATLLVQQGTLHVQDPIVVGNTFGRVRAMVNDLGRRVKVAGPSTPVSITGLNEAPMAGDHFAVYVDEKAARAAGEERAKRALLKQRQMTHRVSLENLFDTLKAGEVKSVNVIIKADVQGSVEALAASLLKIDVEGVKVNVVHSAVGAINESDVTLAEASNAVIIGFNVRPTPQARQQADSDDVEIRLHSIIYKVIEEVEDAMKGMLDPEFEEKIIGEAIVRETFKVSKVGTIGGFMVTSGKVTRDSSVRVIRDGVVIYDGKLASLKHFKDDVKEIGNAQEGGLMIEGYNDIKVDDVIEAYIMEEIDRL, from the coding sequence TTGTCAAAGAAGAGATTATACGAAATCGCAAAAGAAGTCGGCAAGCCTAGTAAGGAAATTGTCGCTTATGCTCAATCACTAGGGTTAGAGGTGAAAAGCCACTCTTCTAGTGTCGAAGAGAGCGATGCAAAACGTATTGTAGCGAATTTTTCAGCTCCTAAAAAGGTTGAAAAAGCTCCACAAAAGACAAATGACAAGAACGTCGTAGCAAAACCAGCTGCTGAGCGTAAGGAAGAGCCTAAGGCGCAAAAAGCACAGCCAGCGCCAGCTACGCAAACAAAACCGCAAAGCCGTAATTTTAAGGCTGAGCGTGAAGCAAAGGCACGTGAGCAAGAGCAACGTCGTCAAAATAACCGCAGAGCAAACGATCGCAAGGCTGATAGAGGTGAGCGTCGTGATAATCGCAACCAAAAATCATCTCAAAACCGCAACAATCGTCCGCAAAACGGACAAAATCGCTTTGCAAACAACCGTCAAGCGGATAATCGTGCCAATAAACAGGCTGGTGGTCGCATTGACTTTAAGGCAAGAGCTGCGGCGCTCAAGGCAGAGCAAAATGCAGAATATTCTCGTATGAGCGAGGAGCGTTTCCACAAGGAACAAGAAGCCAAAGCCAACCGCCAAAAAGAAGAAGCTCTGGCTAAAAAAGCTAAGAGCGAAGCTAAAGTTAAAGAAGAAGCGACAAAAGCCAAACAAGCCCCAGCGGCTAAAGTGGCTGTCGCTCAAGAGCCAGCCAAAGAAGCGGTTGACACAAGACGTAAAAAACAAAACCGTCCCGATAAAAGTCGTGATTACAATCGTGACAACGAGGACGGACCAAAACAAACAAAAAATAAGAGAAGTTGGAATAGTCAGAACCAAGTGAGAAATCAACGAAATAGTAACTGGAATCCTAAGAAAAACAAAAAAGGCAAGAACAATCGTAATAGCGCTCCAAAACCAGTCACAGAGCGTAAGTTCCACGAATTGCCAAAAGAATTTGAGTACACAGAAGGCATGACTGTTGCCGAAATCGCAAAACGTATCAAACGTGAACCCGCTGAGATTGTTAAAAAACTCTTTATGATGGGTGTGATGGCAACACAAAACCAATCACTAGATGGTGATACCATTGAGCTTTTGATGGTGGATTATGGTATCGAGGCGCATGCTAAGGTAGAAGTGGATGAAGCAGATATTGAGCGCTTCTTTGTTGATGACGATTACCTCAACAAAGATAAACTCGAAGAGCGTCCACCGGTTGTTACCATCATGGGTCACGTCGACCACGGTAAGACAACCCTTCTAGATACACTGCGTAATTCACGTGTGGCAACAGGTGAAGCTGGTGGTATCACTCAGCATATCGGAGCTTACCAGATCGAAGCAGATGGCAAGAAGATTACCTTCCTTGATACACCAGGGCATGCTGCCTTTACAAGTATGCGTGCACGTGGTGCTTCTGTCACTGATATTACTATCTTGATTGTTGCCGCAGACGATGGTGTTATGCCACAAACCATCGAAGCTATCAACCACTCAAAAGCAGCTGGTGTCCCAATCATCGTTGCTATCAATAAAATTGATAAGCCAGGAGCTAACCCTGAGCGTGTTATCGGTGAATTGGCAGAGCACGGTGTCATCTCAACAGCTTGGGGTGGCGATAGCGAGTTTGTCGAAATCTCTGCTAAGTTTGGACAAAACATCGATGAGCTGTTAGAGACTGTTCTTTTGGTTGCTGAGATGGAAGAGCTAAAAGCAGACCCTACTGTTCGTGCTATCGGTACTGTTATCGAAGCACGCCTTGACAAAGGAAAAGGGGCTGTTGCGACCCTTCTTGTGCAACAAGGTACCTTGCATGTTCAAGACCCAATCGTTGTCGGCAATACCTTTGGTCGTGTCCGTGCCATGGTCAATGACCTTGGACGTCGTGTTAAGGTCGCAGGACCATCAACACCAGTCTCTATCACAGGGCTCAATGAAGCACCTATGGCAGGGGACCACTTTGCGGTTTATGTAGATGAAAAAGCTGCTCGTGCTGCCGGTGAAGAACGTGCTAAACGTGCCCTTCTCAAACAACGTCAAATGACACACCGTGTCAGCCTTGAAAACCTCTTTGATACCCTCAAAGCCGGTGAAGTCAAGTCTGTTAACGTCATCATCAAAGCAGATGTACAAGGGTCTGTCGAAGCCTTGGCTGCGTCTCTTCTTAAGATTGATGTTGAAGGTGTCAAGGTCAATGTCGTTCACTCTGCCGTTGGTGCCATTAACGAGTCAGACGTGACACTTGCAGAAGCTTCTAACGCTGTCATCATCGGATTTAACGTCCGTCCGACACCGCAAGCTCGCCAGCAAGCAGACAGCGATGATGTTGAGATTCGCTTGCACTCTATCATCTACAAGGTCATCGAAGAAGTCGAAGACGCTATGAAGGGTATGCTTGACCCTGAATTTGAAGAAAAAATCATCGGTGAAGCAATTGTCCGTGAAACCTTCAAGGTTTCTAAAGTGGGTACTATCGGAGGCTTCATGGTGACAAGCGGTAAGGTGACTAGAGACTCTAGCGTTCGTGTCATCCGTGACGGTGTCGTTATCTACGATGGTAAACTGGCTAGTCTGAAACATTTCAAAGACGACGTTAAAGAAATCGGAAATGCCCAAGAGGGTGGTCTTATGATTGAAGGCTACAACGACATCAAGGTTGATGACGTGATCGAAGCCTATATCATGGAAGAAATCGATCGTCTCTAA
- a CDS encoding nucleotidyltransferase family protein: protein MDLERLFTSDEELMAILSTIADLGLKDAWLAAGTLRNYVWNSLSGKNGLEEMSDVDVVFFDPELSYEASCQIERDLQKRFPNYQWELKNQVYMHIHSPNTLPYTSACDAVSKYPERCTAIAARLKEDKLELFLPYGDEDIMNFIVRTTPHFTENSARMETYRKRQQKKDWRNKWKNLQIMDI, encoded by the coding sequence ATGGATTTAGAGCGTTTATTTACTAGTGATGAGGAGTTGATGGCGATTTTGTCCACCATTGCTGACTTGGGACTAAAGGATGCTTGGCTGGCTGCTGGGACGCTTCGCAACTATGTCTGGAACTCCCTCTCAGGTAAAAATGGGTTAGAGGAAATGTCTGATGTTGACGTGGTCTTTTTTGACCCAGAGTTATCCTACGAGGCGTCTTGTCAGATAGAGCGTGACTTGCAGAAGCGCTTCCCAAACTATCAGTGGGAGCTGAAAAATCAAGTCTACATGCACATCCACAGTCCAAACACGCTTCCTTACACCAGCGCTTGCGACGCTGTTTCTAAGTACCCTGAGCGTTGCACTGCCATTGCTGCAAGGCTCAAAGAGGATAAACTGGAGCTGTTTCTTCCCTATGGAGATGAGGACATTATGAACTTTATCGTTCGTACCACGCCACACTTTACAGAAAATAGCGCTCGGATGGAGACTTACCGCAAGCGACAGCAGAAAAAAGACTGGCGAAATAAATGGAAAAACCTGCAGATTATGGACATATAG
- a CDS encoding bacteriocin immunity protein has translation MKTKKERELLLTESYNVILDERTSAKERKLLQVFNHSVESGKDFEVACRELKSALERLALRQLAQKEKLSVGISQLYHKLSSSSLRENLEKGFAMSAMYIRDWY, from the coding sequence ATGAAAACGAAAAAGGAAAGAGAACTTCTCCTCACAGAGAGCTATAATGTGATACTGGATGAGAGGACGAGTGCGAAAGAGCGCAAGCTCCTGCAGGTATTTAACCATAGTGTCGAGTCTGGGAAAGACTTTGAAGTCGCTTGTCGTGAGCTGAAGTCTGCTCTTGAGAGATTAGCTCTTCGACAGCTGGCGCAAAAAGAAAAGCTGAGCGTGGGAATCAGTCAGCTCTATCACAAGCTGTCGTCTTCTTCCTTGAGAGAAAATCTCGAAAAAGGCTTTGCCATGAGTGCCATGTACATCCGTGATTGGTATTAG
- the trmB gene encoding tRNA (guanosine(46)-N7)-methyltransferase TrmB: MRVRRRKGAEEHLANHPQFVVSKPEDAKGHWHELFGNNNPIHIEVGSGKGAFITGMAKKHPDINYIGIDLQLSVLSYALDKVIASDCPNVKLLLVDGSSLTDYFENSEVDLMYLNFSDPWPKKRHEKRRLTYKTFLDTYQQILPEKGEIHFKTDNRGLFEYSLASMSQYGMTIKQVWLDLHASDFEGNVMTEYEEKFSNKGQVIYRVEVSFNS, from the coding sequence ATGCGAGTTAGACGACGTAAAGGTGCCGAGGAACACCTAGCAAATCATCCTCAGTTTGTAGTTTCAAAACCAGAAGACGCCAAAGGACATTGGCATGAGCTTTTTGGCAATAACAACCCCATCCACATCGAGGTTGGCTCAGGAAAAGGTGCCTTTATCACTGGAATGGCAAAAAAACATCCTGATATCAACTATATCGGCATTGACCTGCAGCTGTCTGTACTTAGCTACGCACTTGATAAAGTGATTGCAAGTGATTGCCCAAATGTCAAGCTGCTCTTAGTAGACGGCTCTAGCTTGACCGATTATTTTGAAAATAGCGAAGTGGATCTGATGTATCTGAACTTTAGCGACCCTTGGCCTAAAAAACGTCATGAAAAACGTCGCTTGACCTACAAGACTTTTCTGGACACCTATCAGCAGATTTTACCTGAAAAAGGTGAGATTCACTTTAAGACAGACAATCGTGGTCTGTTTGAGTACAGTCTTGCTAGCATGTCCCAGTACGGTATGACCATCAAGCAAGTTTGGCTAGATTTGCATGCTAGTGACTTTGAGGGAAATGTCATGACAGAGTACGAAGAGAAATTTTCAAACAAAGGTCAGGTAATCTACAGGGTTGAAGTTTCTTTCAATTCATGA
- the rimP gene encoding ribosome maturation factor RimP, whose amino-acid sequence MSIAAADIIAIVTETVSPVIKAPFELVDVEYGKLGGDYVLSILVDKPEGITVEDTADLTEVISPLLDTIKPDPFPEQYMLEISSHGLERPLKTKESLENAVGSYVNISLYQAIDKVKVFEGDLVAFDGDELTLNYKDKTRTKTVTIPYQTVAKARLAVKL is encoded by the coding sequence ATGAGTATCGCAGCAGCAGATATTATTGCTATTGTCACAGAGACTGTGAGCCCTGTGATCAAGGCACCATTTGAGTTGGTAGATGTCGAGTATGGAAAGCTTGGCGGTGATTATGTGTTAAGTATTTTGGTGGATAAGCCAGAAGGGATCACCGTTGAGGATACGGCAGATTTGACTGAGGTCATCAGCCCACTACTTGATACCATAAAACCAGATCCATTTCCAGAGCAGTACATGCTAGAGATTTCAAGTCATGGTTTAGAGCGTCCGTTAAAGACTAAAGAAAGCCTAGAAAATGCTGTTGGCTCTTATGTCAATATCAGCCTTTATCAAGCTATTGACAAGGTCAAGGTGTTTGAGGGAGACTTGGTTGCTTTTGATGGAGATGAGCTGACGCTAAACTATAAGGACAAGACACGTACAAAAACCGTTACGATTCCCTATCAGACGGTAGCCAAAGCCCGCTTAGCTGTTAAACTTTAA